CGTTTGTTGCGGGTGAGGCAGTTGCCGCGCCGTTCGCCGGGGCGACGCGGTAATCCCGAAGGGACGGCGGGGTATCTTCCTGCTTCGTTGCTAATGCCTCTGTCGGCGCTAGCGTGACGTGCAGAAGCCATTCGCCGAGAGGCGGTTCAGATGGTCATCACGCTCGTCATCTTCGCGGCTTATCTGGGTATCGCTAGCCTGATCGCGGTCAATTCGGTTCTCGAAGCCGAGCGCGATCGGCTCACCGCGAAAGACATCCTCGTCGTCGCTCTGGTCTGCGCCTTCTGGCCGCTCGTCGCCTGTGTCCTGCTGCTGGCACAAGGACGACGGAAGCTCGGTCTTGGGCAGCGCCAATGTCTGCCCACGATGCGCTGACGCTTCAGCGCCGGACAACCGGCATCCCGGCGGGCTGGAATGGCCCGTCGGGATGTGGTTTGCCAGAGCAGCCGACCTGGTGACTGGTGGATCAGAAATGCGCCTTCGGCTGAAGCTTCAGCGTCGCGCGCGTCGAGTCGGCCACCTTCGACAGCAGCCAATCGGGATTGCCGAGATTGAAATAGCTCTTCAGCAGGACCCGCCAGAACAGGCGCTCCGCCTGCGATGAAGGCCCGTGCTGGGCGTAGACCTTCGCGCATTCGGCGGCGGTGCGGCTGCCATGGATCGCGCTATTGTTGACGCCCGTCCGTCGGAAGCAGGCGATCGGCTGGGTGATCCGGCCATAGGGTTCCTTCACCAGGGCTCGGCAGAACATGTCGTAGTCGCCGGCATCTCTGTAGGCGATGTCGAACCCGCCCAGTTCCTCGAAAAAGGTCCGGGAGAAATAGGTCGCCATGTGCATGATCGGATTCCAGCCCAGGCAGACGAGCATGGCAGGCGTCATCCAGTTCGGGGGCGCCGCGAGCCCGCCGAGGCCGTGTCCGTTCGAATCGATCCATCGGATCGCGCCGACCACCCAGCGCCGGCGGGTCTTGCGGTAGGCGTCGACGACAGCCGCCGCCGCGCCCGGGAGCATCACGTCGTCGGCGCCCAGGAAGCCCAGCAATTCGCCCGAGGAATTGAAGGAGCCCTTGTTGATGGCGTCGAAGATGCCGCTGTCCTTGCCCTGCATCACCTTCAGTCCGTAGCTGCGGGCGAGCTCCACGGTTCCATCGGTGCTGCCGCCATCGACGATGACGTGCTCGATCTCGATCCCGCGCGTCGCGTTCCGGCGCGCGGATTCGATGCATTCCTTGAGATAGTCGACGGCGTTCAGCGTCGGGGTCACTATTGTCACGATCATTGGCGCAGTTCCGCTGCTGGAGCCGGTGCGGTCAGACATGCCGAGGCGCGATCGCCATCTCGGGCCTCGCGGGGATGATCGGCATCGGCGCCGCTTCCGCGGTATCGGCCTCTTCGACGACCGGAATCCGGGTCACCGCGTTCTGCATGGCCCACATCGCGGCCTGGGTCCGGTTCCTGACCCGGACCTTCCGAAGGATCGCCTTGACGTGCACCTTCACGGTGGCTTCGGCGATCTCCAGTTTGCGTGCGATCACCTTGTTGGACTCGCCGAGCATGAGACCTTCCAGGATGCTCACCTCGCGGGCCGAAAGCCCCTGGAACGGGGAGCCGTCAGCCCGGCGTTGTACGCCCTGCAGCAGGCGCTGCGGCTCGACCGCGACCTCGGAGAGTTGCGACAGCAGCTCGGGCGGAAACACTGCGCCGTTGGCGATGACGACTTCCAGCGAGGTGATGAGATCTTGCGCCGAGACGGACTCGACGAGATAGCCGACCGCACCGAGCTGCATC
This genomic interval from Bosea sp. 29B contains the following:
- a CDS encoding response regulator transcription factor, whose protein sequence is MFASLSVTLWPFRISHRLLHLGISQTALRNTSADATGRYAPRCVRHPSFVSSKREVPMSDIIETAVLSDNALLREGITKLLDGARFHVSQRTASLDLHRYDIGQQTPDLFIVVIDDMSCSIVGDIKRQFKSAKIVALALRGSRELMHRAMQLGAVGYLVESVSAQDLITSLEVVIANGAVFPPELLSQLSEVAVEPQRLLQGVQRRADGSPFQGLSAREVSILEGLMLGESNKVIARKLEIAEATVKVHVKAILRKVRVRNRTQAAMWAMQNAVTRIPVVEEADTAEAAPMPIIPARPEMAIAPRHV
- a CDS encoding glycosyltransferase family 2 protein, with the protein product MIVTIVTPTLNAVDYLKECIESARRNATRGIEIEHVIVDGGSTDGTVELARSYGLKVMQGKDSGIFDAINKGSFNSSGELLGFLGADDVMLPGAAAAVVDAYRKTRRRWVVGAIRWIDSNGHGLGGLAAPPNWMTPAMLVCLGWNPIMHMATYFSRTFFEELGGFDIAYRDAGDYDMFCRALVKEPYGRITQPIACFRRTGVNNSAIHGSRTAAECAKVYAQHGPSSQAERLFWRVLLKSYFNLGNPDWLLSKVADSTRATLKLQPKAHF